A stretch of DNA from Peromyscus maniculatus bairdii isolate BWxNUB_F1_BW_parent chromosome 7, HU_Pman_BW_mat_3.1, whole genome shotgun sequence:
CTGCATGCTTTCCCGGGGGCATTAGGTTAAGTCCTCACATTGGCTCTCAAGCAGAGAGAATTCTGTTAGAATTCTCTGATGAAGAAACAGAGGCTAAAAGCAGAGTGATTTGATTAAGGTTGCGCAGCTCGTAAGTACTGAAGTCAGGGTTGGCTTCAGAGTCTAGGTACTGACAGGTTTGCCTGTCCTGACACTAGAGTTTAAAATATGGTGATATCTCATCCATCTTCATCTCCCTGAGCAAGGAGAGGAGTGTCAGAGTTAGAGACCACAACTTAGAAGTGGATTAACACCTGCCTTCAGTTCTCCTGCCAAGAGGGGGCAGACGTGAGACCTGAAGACcacatccctctctccctccctccataccCCGTGCAAAACCAAAAGAGGATGCtaatgaagaagagaagggagccaatgagaaggcCTCTAGAACAGGtggccagccagggctttctCAGTGAAAGGAGCACGTCTGGGCTCCCAGGCTTCTAGGCTCCTGTTGGGCCTACCTGGGATATCCCTGCTCTCTATCCCTCAGGCCTGGGGCCTGATGGTGCTCATTCCTGCCGAGCTTCAAGAAGCCGGACTTCTCTGCTCAGCCTGGCCTCAGCTGAGTCTGTGGGATCTCAGCCAAGCCTTTCAactccagcttcctcctcctggcaCCCCCAGCCTCGGGCTGCAGCAGCTGGTGACAGCTCTCACTGATCAGGGAGTCCCCTCTGAGCCTGTGACTGCCTGGATGGCAGAGCCACTCCCGAGGCTGCCCCAGCACCCAGGCGGCCACCAGGCCAGTGCCTTTCAAAACAAGAGGCAGCCACTGGGAGCATTGTGATCTCATGGGTGGAGAGTGGAAAACCTGGCGCGTAGTAGGTGAGCCAAGGTATGAAATGATGTCACTTGGATCCCAGGGTCCCTCTGAGCCCTCCCACCGACCTCACTGGTCCCTACAAAGCTCTGCTGACTTTGGCTGGACACTTGATGGCAAATGATTTTGAGTTCCAGCAAGTGTATGTGACTTGCCCAAAgtctgtctccccccaccccaccccaccccaccccatgtccTAACCCCTCCAATTTGCTGCAGGCCTCTCAGCAGAGAAGTTCTTCTATCCCTGGCATCCGCCACCTAAACACCTTCTCGTACTGACTCTTAAAGACACAGATTCCTAGAATCTCCCTTAGAGGTAAGCTCGTTCACCCACTTCGACTGAGAAACAGACCTTAAGAGGAATAGGGACAGTCAGGTCACTTGCAGCTAGAGCCCACCTCCCACTGACCCAGATGTTGCAGGCAGTGTCCTTCTGCTTTACCTGGGGGCAGTTGCCACCTGCCCCTCACCATGCATGGAACAGCGTCGTCCCATGGTAGCAGTTCCCAGTAATGAGGACTGGGTTAGGGCTTGCTTAGTTAACTTCCTAACCGACCACCCTGAGCCCAGGCAGATAATGCCAGCCAGATGCTGGGAGCTAGATACAGTTCCTGAGGTCTTTGTCCCCGAGTCTCTGTGACTCAGACACTTGTTCCCTCCACTGGTTTTTTATTGCTTTATGTTTGAGTCTTGGCCTGACTCTGCTCTCTTCATCCTCCTCATGCTCTGTCCTGTCCCTAGGCCTTTGCCTAATCTGCGCGCCCCCACCCCCCTCAATGCATTCTACCCTGATGTATGTGCTGGCAGCCGCACAGGCAAGTGTGTATCTGCCTGCAGGGCTGCCTGCTCAGAGGCCAAGGGCTTCCCTCTGGGTTGTTGGGAGATGGGCAGGCAGAACAGGGTACAGTGACCTCCACAGATGAGCTGCCCCATGAGCGACTTTAACAATCATCCCTGGGCCGGGATGGATGGTCTCTTTATTGCTTCCCGAAGAATGCTGGCTTTATTCCTTTTCCCAACAAGCTGAGATTGATCTCCACTCATCAGTGGGCAGGGAAGGTAAGGAGGGAGGAGGTTCTGGATCGTGAGGGTTAGAAGAGGAGGGTGACTCAGCCAGTGCCACACACTTGTTGTTCCAGTCCCCCGGGGTTGGAAAGAGATCCCTGAGTGAGTCACTAGCTGGTGGGTCCAGGATGCTTTAGTAAGACTGGGCAGAGTCGTCTTTGTGACGACTCCGTCATTTCTCTCCACTGACTTCAAGTCCAGCTACCACGTTCTAGGGTCAGCCGGCGGGAGGTCTCCAGGGCTAGCTGGAGTCCCTCAACCCCTCCtatctgacccccacccccacccccgtctcccTCAGTACAAGCTTGAGGCCTGTCCACTACACTGTCCCCATTCCAGATAGCAGCTGTACTCGAGAGAAAAGGATGTGCGAATGGACGGGGGCCTGGTGGAAAGCAGTACCCCTCCCTCCCGTGGACAGCACAAGCTGCCCATCCTTGTCCAACTTGGCCTTGTGTATGCTTGAGactgagtctctcactggcctggaacttgccaagcaggcttggctggctggccagcaagccccagggaggctcctgtttccacttccccggggctaggattataagcatgcaccaccatgcccagcttttgttgttgttttttcaaaagatgggttctaggaatcaaacccaaatcctcatgcttgtaaggcaaagctctttaccaactgagctgccttCTTGGCCCCAGTGTGGGCTCTTCGCAGCCAAACCCGTGACTTCAGTTCAGCCACCATCTTCCAGAGTCACCTGCCAGGAGGTGCCCAAGGGCAgggcagaggcacacacacagacctagcccctctcatctcctctcccttccctggccAGGTGGTGAGTCAGATCGACAAGCTAACCTCTGACTTTGACTTTGAACTGGAGCCGGACGACTGGACCACGGCCACTGTGAGCAGCACCTCCAGCAGTGACAAGGCGGGGGTGGGCGGCCCCTTTGACCTGGGCCACCTGGACTTCATGACAGCCGATATCCTCTCAGACAGCTGGGAGTTCTGTTCCTTCCTGGACGTCTCTACCCCGTCAGACTCTGTGGATGGCCCCGAGGCACCACGGCCAGGCGCAGGCCCTGACTACCAGCTCATGAATGGTGGTCTGCCCATCCCCAATGGGCCACGAGTGGAGACGCCAGACTCCTCCAGCGAAGAGGCCTTCGGCGCTGGCCCTGCAAAGGGTCAGGTGCCCCAGCGGACCCCAGGGACGAGGGAGAGGGTACGGTTCAGTGACAAAGTGCTCTACCATGCTCTGTGCTGTGATGATGAAGAGGGggatggtgaggaggaggaggtagaggaggaggcaGGCCTGGCCCCAGAGCTGGCCCATGTGGAGCCACACACAGGCCCCCTCaagccctccccagccccccacaaGACCAGGCGCTCTCCGTTGACCACCCGACGCTTGGGCCCCACGTTGGCTCCAGAACAGACCCGGAGGGTCACAAGGAACAGCAGCACCCAGACAGTGTCAGACAAGGGCACACAGACAGTGCTACCTTATACGGCCACCAAACAGAAAGCCAAGGGCAAGAactaggggctggggaggggggaatgCATAgagctataaatatatatatatatatttaaacaaacaCAGTcataataaaattcataaatactAAGGATCCGGGCCCACAGGCCCCAAAGCCTTCAAGAAAGCTCATCCTAAAACAATCAGAGGCCCAGGATTCCCCCTCCCTTCCATATGGCAGGGTTCCTGAAGGGAGCTGAACCCTACCATTCCCACTACAAGTCCCCAGCACCATAGAGTCTGTGAGTGCTGGCCTGGGCCATGTCCTAGAGGGAACTCGGCAGCTGGAGGCAAGCTAAAGGAAGCTCACCTGGAAGACTAGGAACTTAGAACACAGGGTTGGCGCCACTGTGGCTAGACACAGAAGCCCCTCTGTCCTCCTGGGCGGAGCTACGTGGACAGACAGCCCCACCTCACgctcgcccccaccccccaccctgcatCTTAGGGTTGCCCCAAACACTGAGAAGGGCACCCTGCCCTCAGGCACACTGCACTACCAGGAGCCTGGTAGCCGCGGAGCAAATCCAAAAATCCAATCCACTCCCGATTCTTTCAGCTCCCATTCTTAGCTCTGGAGTTCAGAATTCTCAGATCTTGGCCCTGAGCAGATCCCAGGTGTGTGGATAGTTGATAGCAGCCAtcagagtgctgggaaccaagacCCAGATGTGCTGGACCATCCGCACTaggcaggcagaggggaggaggaaatCCACTGCCTTCCCCTGGCTCCGACTTCTTCATGCCCAACCGCTTAGCTCACCTTAATAAGTCCTGAACGGCAGCAACAGCTTCATCTGCAGTGTGACCTCCCAACAACTGCATTCAAATGTCTTGAGGGTGATAATGTAAGGCACTGGTCACATTTATTGAGCAGGCCACTGTGCTGAATGGCACCATATGACATTATCTTCTTGccccatttttcagatgagaagactgaggttcagagaggtgAAGTAAGTGGCCCAAGGTCACCAAGCTTCTGCTTTCCTGTCCCCAAGAACAAGTACTTTACAGGCTATGCCTGGCCCTGTCATATAGCAGCCATATCACCTTGGGCAAATCCATTTGCCTCTTTGAACCTTTCGACTCCAGCTGTAAAATGGGTCTGATAGTCTGGACCACCTCAGCTGCAGTCACAGGGATTCAGCAAGTGGAGAGTGTACACACTCGAGATCAATTGGAGGCACTGAATGCCTACTGTGGTCAGTGTGGGTCACCCCACATCTCTAGTGACTTCCAGCCTAGAGGGGCTGAGTAGAAGCCTTTCACACCCGGTCAAAAGCCATCCTGAGTCAGAAGGATCACATGGCTTTGCCCCTCCAAACAGCTTGAGGCCATAAGATGGCCACAGTGTGACTCATTACTCTGCCTGGAGCAGACAGGTAAGGTCGGTGAACCAGTGAGAACATCAGTCCTGAGGCCTTCCTGGGGTACATTTCTATTCATGCAGAACCATAACCCACCAGGAGGGGCCTTAGGATCTGCTGGTACCTGCTGCCCCTGCTTGGGGAGGTGCTGTGTAACCCGAGTAGGGACTAGCAGGCTAGTCTAGGGCGGATACAAGGACATGACTGGAAATCTGGCAAACCTTCGGTATCACGGGATGAGACCTGTCCCAACTGTAGTGAGGTCAGAGCCCTACAAAGCCGGTGTGGTGCAGCCACCAGAGTAGAAGTCCAGTGATGGCCAGCTGGGGACCAGTGGGCCAGCAAGGCCCTGCCCTCCCTGAACAGTTCCCATTCTCTCTCTGAGGCTGGTTTTTCCCCATCAGTGGTGAGattgtttttctcatcttttcaACCATTATGGCAATGAAACCTACAGAGCGGTTCTCATTTCACAGGGGAAGAAATTCAAGCCCAGGGCCAGGGTCTCTGAGAGTCcctatgagggatttttttttcttccttcctaaaTCCCTCCTTTGAGCCAGGTTCATATGACTACCGTTAGGTCACAGATAACCTCAACCACTTGTGCCCAGGTGGGGCGTAGAGTGTGTGTCCTGGTTTTGAAGTAGATAGAAGTCCATCATGGTGAAGGCACAGAAAGCCCTTGGCCTATTCACCAGATCCAGACATCACTGACAGTGGGATAGGATCGCCAGGACTTCTCACGACTTGACACAGACCGTGTCCACCCAGGGAGAAAAGGCGTTCTGCCCATCAAAGCAGGTGCTCCTGCCCTTAGAGCACACAAAGCCATCCTGGGTTCCTCCTCCACCAGGTCAGCCatgcctcctgctcctccctgcctccaggCCTCTGCTGGTGTCTGGCTTTTCTCAGGGGGAGTGCATCTGCTTCTGGGAAGTCAGACTCAGCTGCCACCTGCTGGGTGCACTTTCTTGTGCTGTAGGTGctctggaggaggcaggagggatcCAAGGTGGCCCTTGTAACAGAGAGGAAGCTAAGCAAAATAAATAGCTCCATTTAATGGGCACATACTATGCACTGGAATTGTGTAAGCATGTGCCTTATCTCATTCATTCCTCACATAAATTACAAGACATTTCATTTTAACTTGTGCCTATTTTCcatctggggaaactgaggttctgaGAAATCAAGTCACTTACTAAAGGACATACAATATGAGTTAGGGAACCAGTTTTCGACCCTAAACTCAGCTTTTTAGCACTCAAATATGTGCTGGTGTAAGGATAGACAATTAGGTGGCCCAAGAACCAGGTGAGCCTTGGAGGGTAAAAAATGtgtgggaagaaggaagctggTGGACCTTCTGTATGGAGAGAACTTGGCTactctcaacctgtgtgtcagAGGCCCTGACTTAGTCTGAAACTGAATGGATTATAGATTTgttaaatatttgtcaaatgtATTAATGATCCCCCCCCTTGAGACAGGGACATCCACTGTGCATTCATTCAGTCAGCCAACATTGAAGACCTCCAGTACGCCAGATCTCACTTtgcttgcatgtgcatgcatgcacagacatacacatgcatacactcccACATGCAcataatctctctctcctctgggaGAGTCTCTCCTGTGGGATACTATCTGGAAGCTGGACAGGAATGAAGAATATGAAGTTTCAGCCGTGACAAGTCAGAGGTGTTATGTCAGAAGCCAGGGGGCGCCACTTTGGTGAGGAAGCCACTTAAACATGTCCTCAGGGCTGGAGGCTCCTCAGGCTGACCACTTTGGTAGGATAGGCACACTACAGTGTCCTTGGGTGCCTGAGAATAAGGAAGATCCTTATCTCTGTTTTCCAGATGTGGGAACAAGGGGCCAACTATGTAGTAGACAAGAGGTGGTTTGATGCAACCAGAGGCAAAAAACTGGGCACACCATTCAAAGACAAGGACAGAGCCAGGCCATGTTAACAGGGGaagggggttggggtgggaatCCAAGACGCAGCAAGCCCAGCCCTCCACACCCCCTCTTGAGTCCCcattctctgtccctcctccaccTATCACCCATTTCTCCTTCTAAAACCGAGACTTGTGTAAGAAACCCGTCATTTATTGACAACCTGGTGCACGCCATGCCTTTTAACCAACACTAAATAACAGATTCAGCTGGGCCCTGTTCAGAACAGGTCGTTCAATACTTATTTATTGAGCAAATGGATTAACCACAACCGTCATTTTACAGGTCAGGCAGGGAAACAAGTGAACAAAGGCGGACTTTTTAGAGTTACAAAGCAGGATCTTGGTGTTACTAGAGTTTGTGAAACCTATGAGAACAAGTGTTTATGGCTCTTCCCTTGGAATGGGATCTCCCGGGGTACCCAGAAAGGGGGATGAGGGTCATTTGGGGCTGCTGGAACTTTAAAACAAAGATGGCTGGAGTGACCATATGCTAGGCAACAGAGTGAGGTCTTATTAAGGCAGAGAGTAGATGTTGGAGCAAAAATAAGgcaaaatggaaaatctgagggGCACTCTCTGTTAGGAACTTCAGACCCTGTGGCCCTCACCAGTCCACTCCATCCTCTTGGcaagggctgaggcagagagggagagcatcTGCCTAGTCTGAGATGAGAGCCTGTCTTTAAGACAAGTCAGTAAGTATCCAGTGGCCTATCATGATCGGGATTCATTCAatgcataaatgaaaataagacaaGTCGGTAATGTGCCATCCAGCAGACTATCATGACAGGGATTCATTCAATGCATAAATGAAAATGTTACAGTTAGCACCTTGGTAATGTGGGTATACTAAAGcccttgagaaccactgtgtccTACCGTCTGACCCCCACAGGCCAGCTAGACAGGATGCGGAGGGTGTGTCCTGATACACATGAGCCAGCTGGCATTTTCATGGGACCTGACTGCCCACCAGCCTGCCCTGCTCACCAGCCACCATTATACTGGTCCCTAGCAACCAACTGAGgtgcttggggggtggggtggggtggggcggggcggcggTCTTGGTTGACCTCAGGCCAACATGGCTTAAGGCCTGGGCCCCATGCTGATCGGATCTGACTCCCTGCCAGGAAGACTTAAGCTCACACACCTGCCTGAGGCCctgctgtctctccctcctgTTTCTGCTGGCTGGGACAAGCAAGGGTCAGGAGCTCTGTGAAACAGGTTCACCACGTGACAGGGACTCACTCTGGGGCCTCTCTGCTGCCATCTCAGAAGTGCGACACAATCCCAAGCCCAAGGTGGCTGCTTCACCCATCTTCTCCCCAGAAGACGGCAGAGTGGGACCCACTGCAGGGTACAAACACCCATGGAGGAGGTTTGGAAAGAGGTCTGGGGCCCTGATGccttttggttctttttatttcatttcttaaaaaaagtttttattagcatatgttaattatacacaatagtgggtttcattatgacactttatacatatataatgtattttgattaatatatatatatatatatatatataatgcattaaTTCCTCATTACCCTCTCTTGGCCCCTCCTCCTGCTGATCCCCGTACTCATCTCAACTAACCCTCCTTCTACTCTcatgcccttttcttttttcaagatttatttatttattatgcatacagtgttctgtctgcatgtatgcccctgcaggccagaagagggcactagatctcatcacagatggttgtgagccaccatgtgggtgctgggaattgaactcaggacctatggaagagcagccagtgctcttaacctctgagccatctctccagcccccttttccctttttctttcttcgtgtgtgtgtgtgtgtgtgtgtgtgtgtgtgtgtgtgtgagagagagagagagagagagagagagagagagagagagagagactcggTTTAATTAGGTCTGTTGACAGGAGCATGGGAAATTAACCAATGGCTACATCACtggaagaaaaatgtttcttcctTGCCAACCATTAGCTACTTTTAGATCCTAAGGAAAGCCTGGGGCTCCATGAGCCCCTCTGGGAACCGCAACCTTCGTGGGGTTTTCCATACTCATCCTAGTCAGGAATGCTCCTGTGAGAATGGAGACATTTCCCAGGCAAGTGGTGGTAGGGAAGACTGAACCCACTGTGGAGAAGGTTGATCACGTGAGTCTGTCATTGATGGTACACCTGAAAATGACACCTGAGGGAGAGGGAGCGTTTACTTCAGCTTATGGTTTCTGAGTGATTCAGTCCATAGTCCCCActgaggcagacaggcagggagCGTGTCATGGGTTGCTCACCTCAGGGCAGCTGGGGAGCAGAGATAAACAGGAAGGGACCACATACAAGATATACCATTCAAaagcaacaaacacacacacacacacacacacacacacacacacacacacacacacacaaaccccactgttgctggagagcttctctccaggttccccaagccccacagtcccacaatccacttataaaataatcactcagacgcttgtatcacttataaactgtatggccgtggcaggcttcttgttaactgttcttatatcttaaattaacccatttttataaatctatagcttgccacgtggctggtggcttaccggcttctttacatgctcttctcctggcggtggctgcagtgtctctctcctcagccttccgcttcccagaattctcctctctccttgtcccacctacttcctgcctcgtcactggccaccagtgttttatttatatagaacaatatccacagcaccccacCGGCAgcctacttcctccaaccaggccccaCTTCCTAGTTTCCAGCAACCTCCAATAATGTCATCTGATAATGAGTCTGTCAGTGGCTTGAGCCATTGATTAGGTCAGAACCCTCATGCTTCAGTCACCTCTCACTGATTGGATCCCTCAGCTGTGGGCCGAGCCTTCCACGCGTGAGCCTTTTTAGTACATGTGCTGTGGAAGTAAGCACCACACATGAGCCTTTTGAGGAGATGCATCGTATCGTATCCAAGCTGTAATAAGAAGCTAATAGGTGACCCAGGAGCTCGGGAAGAGTTACCAAACCCTAGTGAACCCCCTCCCCAGAGTCAGCAGTCTAGGTACGATCTCTGTTCCTTGTCCCCTAAAAACTAACAGAGTCTGGCATCATCGCTAGGAAGAGGCCCATTTGCCCCAAGCCTCAGGGGTGGAGAGGGAAGTCACCCGTGAGGGCGGGTGAGTCTGCAGAGTGATAAAGCAGCCTGCAGGAGGTGATGGTTGCCATTGGCCTGAAATCCCAGAGGCACCTAAGGAAACATGGTCAGGAGCAAGGCAGGAGCTCAGCTTGGGAACCACGTGACTCCAAGACTGTTCCCAGGGGTGTCCAGCCTGTGACACTTTTAACAAGAGGGCCCACTGAATTGTTTCCAGAGCCTAAGAGTAGGACAATAGCTCCTGTCAGTAGAGACTTCCCTCCAGGCCTGGTAAGAAAGAGCAGATCCCCAGACATGGAGTCTGCAGTGCCCACCAGCATGTGCATCTGCCCTAGGGGTTCAGCTTCGTCAGGAGGCCCTTCCCTCAGGCTGCCTGACACACTTAGAGGCACCCGGTgctccctggagcctggaagtAGCATCAGGGTGGTGGTCTTCCTCTGCCCCCTGGCAAGAGGACCCGAGAGCCCCATGAACTGAGACAGTCCTTGGTCAAGCTAACCATGCTAACTGTTCTGCTTCCTGAGCACACTCCTGCCCCTCAGAGTTCACACACTGGAAGCCTGCATACCTGTTTTACTTCCTGGtgggattgttgttgttgttgttgttgttgttaaagacaattttatacaaaaaaaaattgagattacCTGGGGAGAGGAAATCAGTATGTGTGGCAACACTGGTGTGCTATTCTCATATGAAACCAGTCAGCAGGAGCAGGGCAGGAGGCCCCCTCAGGTGAGCCAGGCACTCGCCAATGTCCCTACGCTGACGGATGACCCATTCATTGATGCTGGCACCCTGGCCATGTAAATGCCATTCTCCCCAAAGGTTACCTTCACTGCCATGCTTCTTTTCTGCCCCGGTCATGTCTGAGCATCCCTGATGCCCACGCTCCTAGCTTAACGGAAGTTTGTCTCCCGTTCTCTAGCTGTCTTCCCTGTTGGGCCACAGCCTTCTGAGGGTAGGAATATCAATGTCCTTCTGGGAGGCTGACAGGCTTCCGGTGAGCCCACATTCAATTAGCTCCCCTTTTTGTCTTGACTCCAGCCCTCCATGCAG
This window harbors:
- the Insyn1 gene encoding inhibitory synaptic factor 1 isoform X1 codes for the protein MNIRGAPDLGQPSDDPNSGGERERIRQRMKMVIGQLEGILRELKEVAKELREVVSQIDKLTSDFDFELEPDDWTTATVSSTSSSDKAGVGGPFDLGHLDFMTADILSDSWEFCSFLDVSTPSDSVDGPEAPRPGAGPDYQLMNGGLPIPNGPRVETPDSSSEEAFGAGPAKGQVPQRTPGTRERVRFSDKVLYHALCCDDEEGDGEEEEVEEEAGLAPELAHVEPHTGPLKPSPAPHKTRRSPLTTRRLGPTLAPEQTRRVTRNSSTQTVSDKGTQTVLPYTATKQKAKGKN
- the Insyn1 gene encoding inhibitory synaptic factor 1 isoform X2, with product MTADILSDSWEFCSFLDVSTPSDSVDGPEAPRPGAGPDYQLMNGGLPIPNGPRVETPDSSSEEAFGAGPAKGQVPQRTPGTRERVRFSDKVLYHALCCDDEEGDGEEEEVEEEAGLAPELAHVEPHTGPLKPSPAPHKTRRSPLTTRRLGPTLAPEQTRRVTRNSSTQTVSDKGTQTVLPYTATKQKAKGKN